In Zingiber officinale cultivar Zhangliang chromosome 1A, Zo_v1.1, whole genome shotgun sequence, a genomic segment contains:
- the LOC121997646 gene encoding ribosomal RNA small subunit methyltransferase H-like, with protein sequence MGISSLRSPSEFDRALYCRYADPVRDHAPVMLGEVLDAFRSLRLRSFVNCTLGTAGHSVAIVDAHPELELFMGMDMDASIHDQARARIEKLLAVDSHESKLKAYTHVRNFKYIKSVLGGVDENLLDVGVNDILMDLGISSMQVDDSTRGFSVQGDGPLDMRMNPQDIRQCEFCTPAVK encoded by the exons ATGGGGATCTCATCTCTCAGATCCCCATCCGAG TTCGATCGCGCCCTCTACTGTCGCTACGCAGACCCCGTCCGGGACCACGCCCCCGTCATGCTCGGCGAGGTGCTCGACGCATTCCGTTCCCTCCGCCTCCGCTCCTTCGTTAACTGTACCCTCGGCACCGCCGGGCACTCCGTCGCT ATCGTAGATGCCCATCCGGAGTTGGAGTTGTTCATGGGAATGGATATGGATGCTTCAATCCATGACCAAGCTCGGGCTCGGATAGAGAAGCTCTTGGCCGTGGATTCACACGAAAGCAAGTTGAAAGCTTACACTCATGTCAGAAACTTCAAGTACATCAAGTCGGTGCTTGGCGGCGTTGATGAGAACCTGCTTGACGTTGGGGTGAACGACATCTTGATGGACCTTGGAATCTCATCCATGCAG GTGGATGACTCTACAAGAGGATTTAGTGTGCAAGGTGATGGACCTTTGGATATGCGCATGAATCCTCAG GATATAAGGCAGTGTGAGTTTTGCACCCCTGCAGTAAAGTAG